The following is a genomic window from Variovorax paradoxus.
GGCGCATCTGGCCATCGCGGAAGTCGACGAACTGCACAGGCTGGCCCAGATGGAGGTTCGCACGAGCGGCAATGCCACGGCGTGGGTCGGCCAGCATGCCCTCGATCAACGCCTTGAGTTGGTAGAGCTGCAGGCTGCTCGCGCGCTCGAGGGCTTCCATCATCCGCGGGTCGGTGCCTTGCGAGTTCACTGCCTCTTCCTTCGTCTCAGCCTGCTTGTGTGGCTCAGGCCGCCAGTCGTTGCTCAACGTGTTGCCCGCCAATGTTCCACGGCAGCAACTCGTCGATGCGGTTGATGGGATGGTCGGCAATTCGGTCGAGCACGTCGCGCAGGTACGCCTGCGGATCGAGCCCGTTCAGCTTGGCCGACTCCACCAGACTGTAGATCGCCGCGGCCCGCTCGCCGCCTGCGTCCGAGCCCATGAAGAGATAGTTCGATCTTCCCAGGGCCACGCCACGCAGGGCACGCTCCGCCGCGTTGTTGTCGATCTCGATGCGGCCATCGTCACGGTAGCGGGTCAGCGATGTCCAGCGCGAGAGCGAATAGCCGATCGCCTTGGCGAGCTCCGACTTCGTCGACACCTTGCCCAGCATGCTCGTGAGCCAGGCACGCAGGTCTTCCAGCAACGGCCCGGCGCAGGCTTGCCGCACCTGGCGTCTCACATCGGGCGGCTGCCCTCGGATCTGGGCTTCGATTGCGTACAGCGCCGCAATGCGCTGCAGCGCCTGCTCGGCAATCGAGCCCGGCACGAAGCCCTGGCTCTCATGCAGGTCCCAGAACGGTCGACGCGCATGAGCCCAGCACGATGCTTCGACGACGCGCCCGCCCGCGTAAATCTTGCCGTACCCGCCATAGGCATCGGCTTGGAGGATGCCGCTGTAGTTCGCAAGGTGTGCCTGCGGGTGTTCGCCCTTGCGGTTGGGCGAGTAGCGATACCAAGCCGCAGGAGGTTCTGCGTTTGCGGCCGGCCGGTCGTCGCGCACGTACACCCACAGCCGGCCGGTCTTGGTGCGGCCGCGACCAGGATCGAGCACGGCCACCGGTGTGTCATCGGCGTGCACCTTCTCGCCGGCCAGCACGTAGCGACCGAGCGCGGCAACCAGCGGGTCGAACAGCTTCTCGCTCTGGCCCACCCAGCCCGACATGGTCGAAGGATCGATGACGACGCCGTCGCGGCCATAGATGCGGCTCAGGCGATGCAAAGGGATGTGGTCGCAGTACTTGGACACCAGCACGTTGGCCAGCAGCCCTGGGCCGGCCACGCCGCGGGCGATCGGCCGGCTGGGCGCCAGCGCCTGGAAGATCGCTTCGCAAGCGACGCAGGCCATCTTGGGCCGCACGTGCCGGATCACCTTGAAGCGCGAGGGCACGTACTCCAGCTGCTCGGAGACGTCGTGCCCGATCAGACGTAGGCGACCGCCGCAAGCGGCGCAGCCGCAAGGCTGACCACCTGCGTCGTGGTGCGCGGAGGTTGCCTCCGGTCGATAGACCTGGCTCTCGCGCGGCAGGTGGGCGGGGAGCTTGCGATCGATCTGCGGTGCGTTGGCTGCATCGGGCGCGGCCGACTCGATCGGCGCCGGGCGTTCATACAGTGGTTCGTCTTCCAGAAGAGCGATTTGCGGGTCATCGAGCTGCTCGCTGGACGATCCGAAGCGGGCGCGAAGGCTGCGCAGCAACTGCAGCTTGAGCTTGTCGACCATCAGCTTGAGGAGCACCACTTCGGCGTCTCTCTCCTCGACCACTCGCAGCAAACCTTCAACGGTGTGAGGTGTGGTGGGGTCGTTGCTCGGCGTCGTCACGCCCACTACTGTGCCCGGCCCTCGGCACGTCGAACATCGGTGCTACACCGGAGGATTCTTCATACAGTGGTGGCGCAGTTGATCAGGCTGCAAGCAACGGCTCATGCGTGCGCACCGGCATGCGCCAGTCGATGCCTTCCAGCAGCATCGAGAGTTGCGCCGGCGTGAGCGAGACGCTGCCGGACGTGGCCTGCGGCCAGACGAAGCGGCCGCGCTCGAGACGCTTGGCCAGGAGCATCAGTCCCTGGCCGTCGAACCACAGGACCTTCAGGATGTCGCCGCGCTTGCCGCGGAAGACAAAGACGTGGCCGCAGAACGGATTGGCCGCGAGCGCCGTCTGCACCATGGCGGCCAGACCATCGAAGCCCTTCCTCATGTCGGTGTGGCCGGCCACGATCCACACGCGTGTGTTCGAGGGAAGACCAATCACGCGATAGCACCGAGCAGGCGCAGCACGCAACGCACGCTGGTCTCGTCGACGGCTCCGCGCAGACGAACACGTGTGGCACCCACGTCGATCTCGATCACGCCGCTCGAAGGGCGCGGCGCAACGGCCTTGTTGGTCTGGGCTGCAGGCTCCATCTGCACCGTAACCGGCAAGAGCGTGGCCGGCGCAGTGCCCTTGACTACTGGAGCTTGCGCGCGCAAGCGAAGCCGACGCCAGTTGAACAAGAGGTTCGCATTGATACCATGCTCCTGCGCGATGGCAGCGACTGACGCGCCAGGTTCCAGGCTGCGCTCGACCAATTCCTGCTTCAGCTCTTCGCTGTGCCTGCGTCGGGTGTCCTTGCCCGAAATGACTCGCTTGTTCATGTGTGCACGTACCGGTTAAATGCACACATCCAAGTGTGAGCACGATCAGGCGATCCTGCTCATGCCCGCGTCGTCTCGCCAGAGGGCCTTGAGGCCACGCTTACCCTGTCTCGCAACACCGTAAAGAAGTACCTGCGAGCCGGCGAAGAAGCGCCGCGCTACGCCAAGCGAGCGAGCTCAAGCAAGCTCGACCCCTATGCCGACAAGCTCGCGACTTGGCTCGCGATCGAGGCCACCAAATCGCGGAAACAGCGGCGCAATCTGCGGCAGATTCACACAGGGTCAGTACCCGATGGAAATCTCGGGGCAGAGATCGGCGAAATTCAACACTCAGGCTCTTCCTGAGCTTGAAGGTGTACTGATCGACGCCAAGGATGTTGTTTCAGTTGAATTTGTTAAACCACCACAGGAGCCAAACCATGTCAAAGCGCCGACGCCCCGCCCCCCGGTTCCGCCACCCCGTCCCCGAACAGTTCCAGGGATGGGAAAGGATCAGGCGAATGTGAATCCACCGGCGAGCTACTCGAAGCCTCCGATGCCTCCTGCGCCACCGACAAAAAAAGACAAACTTTGATTGGTTCATCGGTGCCCCTTATCGCCTTTCACCACTATCGCACCGAGCCACTGACCATTAGGGGAGAGGCGTATACCGTCCACTTCTTCAACAATGGAGATGAACACATGGTGTTCCTGGTGAAAGACGACACCACGAAAACTTATGTCGGTCGCTTTGACCCAGACAGTGCGGGTGACTGCAAGAAAATGAACGCCGAGGATTTGTCCGACCTTATGCTCCGCATCCTAATCGGCGACGCCGCTAAGTAGCACCTCACTGCCCGACTCCCGCCCGCATCTGGAGAGCCAGACGCTTTGCGCGTGCTGTCGTTTTGACCTGCTCGTTCTTTCCCGTGAGCAGATTGCTGAACCACCGGGCGCTAGTTCCCGCTCGGGATGCGTGCGCCGATGCCGCGGATGTACCAGCCCGACCCTGCCAGCATCAGGCCGACGTACAGAAGCGCAAAAGCGGCCGCAAGCGCCCAGCCCGAAATCGATGACGACAGGCCGGCAAGCATCGATTCGTGCGGCACTCGCGCGATGCTCCATATGACGATCAGTGGGACCACTCCAAAGATCGCGGCTATCCATCCGAGCGACCAGAGTTCGCGCCCTCGTTCGCGCATCGCCGTGCCGTCGTAGTCGAACTTGCTCGCAAGCCATTCATCCATGGACGCTCCTTGTTTGACCCGAAGGAGAACGAAGAGCGGTGCCGCACGGAACCGGCGGCTGCGCCCTACCTGCTTGCGATCAGCGTAAAGCGACGTCGGGGCACACCACATATAGGGGCCAACATGCCCCCGACCCGTACCCCGCAGATGCAACGCACTGTGCTTAACGCCGATCATTGGAAGCTCAAAGCAATGTTCAAGGACTACGAAGCATTGACCAAAGCGCACGCCGGCGCGAAGGATCTG
Proteins encoded in this region:
- the tnpA gene encoding IS66-like element accessory protein TnpA; translated protein: MNKRVISGKDTRRRHSEELKQELVERSLEPGASVAAIAQEHGINANLLFNWRRLRLRAQAPVVKGTAPATLLPVTVQMEPAAQTNKAVAPRPSSGVIEIDVGATRVRLRGAVDETSVRCVLRLLGAIA
- the tnpC gene encoding IS66 family transposase — encoded protein: MTTPSNDPTTPHTVEGLLRVVEERDAEVVLLKLMVDKLKLQLLRSLRARFGSSSEQLDDPQIALLEDEPLYERPAPIESAAPDAANAPQIDRKLPAHLPRESQVYRPEATSAHHDAGGQPCGCAACGGRLRLIGHDVSEQLEYVPSRFKVIRHVRPKMACVACEAIFQALAPSRPIARGVAGPGLLANVLVSKYCDHIPLHRLSRIYGRDGVVIDPSTMSGWVGQSEKLFDPLVAALGRYVLAGEKVHADDTPVAVLDPGRGRTKTGRLWVYVRDDRPAANAEPPAAWYRYSPNRKGEHPQAHLANYSGILQADAYGGYGKIYAGGRVVEASCWAHARRPFWDLHESQGFVPGSIAEQALQRIAALYAIEAQIRGQPPDVRRQVRQACAGPLLEDLRAWLTSMLGKVSTKSELAKAIGYSLSRWTSLTRYRDDGRIEIDNNAAERALRGVALGRSNYLFMGSDAGGERAAAIYSLVESAKLNGLDPQAYLRDVLDRIADHPINRIDELLPWNIGGQHVEQRLAA
- the tnpB gene encoding IS66 family insertion sequence element accessory protein TnpB (TnpB, as the term is used for proteins encoded by IS66 family insertion elements, is considered an accessory protein, since TnpC, encoded by a neighboring gene, is a DDE family transposase.) encodes the protein MIGLPSNTRVWIVAGHTDMRKGFDGLAAMVQTALAANPFCGHVFVFRGKRGDILKVLWFDGQGLMLLAKRLERGRFVWPQATSGSVSLTPAQLSMLLEGIDWRMPVRTHEPLLAA